Below is a genomic region from Eulemur rufifrons isolate Redbay chromosome 24, OSU_ERuf_1, whole genome shotgun sequence.
GGTGTGGGTCCCGCGGCCTCTGTTTCCACCGGGGAGGCAGCGGCGGCTCCTCTCCGGGGCGCCTGGGCGGGTGGGGCTGGGAAAGCCGCGGGTGGCGGCGGAGGCGTCCGGGGAAGTGGGCGATCGTGCCTGGAAGGGGCACCGTCTCGGCGGCtggatggttttgttttttccttcgaCTGCGCGCGTGCAGAGACAGGGAGGGCACGGGCGGGGCTGGGTGGCGGCGGGACGGGCGCTGAGACCGCGGCATGGAGTGGGCTGCGGGGTGCAGGAGTGCAGGACGCAGGGGGCTGGCGGGGAGGCTGCATGAAGAGGGGCAGGTGTGTTTGAGGTGGAAGAACAGGAACGGCGGAGCCACCCCCTGCACGGGAAGCATGGGAGGCCGTGGCCAGGGAGTGGGATGTGGGGTTTTGTGGTTTCAGAGGTGGGGCCCTTCCGCATGGAGATAGTGGCGGGCGTGACTGTGGGAACGGATGGCGGGGAAGGTGGTCTCTGGCCACGTGCAGCTCATGGCCCTTGGAGGCTTTTGGCGGCGGGGCCCTTTCTCCACGGGTTCCAACTCCCTGCGTCAGCCAATGCCTGGCTCTGTCTCCACTTGTAACAGAATCAGGCAGGTTGCCAAGGGCTGTACttgtcacatttaatcctcaggaAGGCCTCAGGTGTTAGGGACTCATTAGTATCATGTTACCAGTGAGGAAACCAGGCCTTGGAAGCATCTTGTGccagtggcagagtcaggacttgaacccagatcATTTGGCTGTTAAACACCATGCCATTCCACACAGCCTGGCACGAGTGTGTGCACAatgaatgtttgtggaatgagCGAACAGATCTTCTCCTCTGTCTTCCCTTGTGTCCCGATGGCTCTTGCATGGCAGTTTTTCTAGAACCTACCATGTGCCGTGTCTCACTTAATTCTCCCAATTCTCCCGTCAGCCCTGTGAGGTGCACACAGTGACACCCATTGGCAGgtgaggagatggagagaaatgagGGCAGTTGTCCAATGTTGtatggtagagctgggattcccCAGCCCGCCTGACTCGATGTCCCTCTGTTGCCGGTTTCATGTTTCTCTCTGATTATCCAGTCGCTCTCTGCGTAATCTTCCAGCCACCtttctgctatgtgccagacagcCTCCACGTGTACACCTTGGGGTCCCTGATGCTCCGTCGACAGCCAAGGAATGCCTCTGTCCCACCGTGCCCCCCGTCTTCCCCGTTAGCATCCTCTCCCCAGCTGTTCCGGTCAAattcctccctcctctcatctCCCACTGTGGCATTTCCTGTCGCCTTAGCTCCAAAATAGAAGGCAAAGAATCCACCCACTTATCTCTTCTCCGCCACCTTCTTCCAAGCCACCCTTATCTCTCACCTGCCCAGGTGCAATAGCATCAGAACTGGTCTGGCTGCTTCCCTGCTCGACCCCTgacccttctctccctcctatGCCAAATCCATTCTCCACTCGGCAACCAACGTCTTAAAATGTGAAACAGTATCGTGTTAAAACCTGCTTAAAACTCATCTGTGAGTCCCCAGTgcaattataataaaatctaaaCACCCCCAAGGTGCCCTGTGTCTGGCTTTTGTCCATCTTTCCAATCTCATCACCCCATGAGGTACTGCGCCTCAGCCccttgtatttctttgattttctcctCATGGAGAAAATCAAAGGTGCCTCCCCACCTCAGGGACTTAGtctttgctgttccttctgcctggaacacacTTCCTGCCACTCTGCCCATGATCATCATGCAAAACTCAGCTTAAAGGTCACCTCCTGATCACCTTCTGTGGAGCTGACATTCCCTTCTAGTTTCTGTCTCAGCCCTGTGTTGGTTTCCTTCCTACACCTTATTTTAATCTATAATTGCTTTATGTGTTTGCCTCcttgtttattattgttgtttattttctctctctacgGCACTTACTGTCAGACATCCCTCGCACATTATTTATTGACTTTCTTACTCTTTGGTGTAATCTTTCTCCCACAGCTTGAGTGTCAACTCCGACAGGGCAGAGATTTTCACCTGCTTGACCTGCATCTGtgtcttggcacatagtaggtgctcagcaaacatttgtggAACAAAGAAACACCTCTCTTACTAGAACTGAGGCTTTTTGAGGGCAGAAACCTTGTCCATCTCGTTCACTGCTGGATCCCTGGTGCCCAGTCTGGTGCCTGGCACTTGGCAGGGGCTCTATGAAAACAGGCCGAGTGAGTGAGGTTATCTTGGAGCCTGGTTCTCTCCAGACTCTGCACCCAATGCCTCTTCTTCAGCCCTGACAGTGACCTCCAATTACCCAGCCCTGAAGAGCACACACAGATGGAAGATGCAGGAAGCCTATCTTTCTGAGACTGAGCTCCAGATtcctgcggggggtggggggtggggggagaacgCTTCCGATCCCAGGGAATGGGATGCTGGAATTTCACAGATCCACTGTCACAACCTATAAGAATGAAAAAGTCCCTTGTGTTTCTGTAGGGCTGTGTTTGCCAAGGCCATAGACCACAGCAAAAGCCACCCCCACCACGATGACTAGGGCCTCCAGCCTCAGCAGCCCCCTCCTGGCCCCCCATGTTTACTACGGCTTCCTCCTCAGCCAGAGTCTCCTGGGTTTACTGTGACCACCTGCCCAAGGGGCGAGCATGTTCATTGTTGTTCAGCCTGCTTAGGAGAGACTTCCCTTGGATTTGCATCGTCTTTGAGTTCATGTAGGAGCTTCTAGGGATTACGAAACACACTCTCAGTGTTGAGTAGGACCCCGGCTCTAAGTGAGGACTTCTTAAGTAGCCTTCACATCTCTTCCCACTCTTCGATGCCCCTGCCACTGCCTTAAGTTTTGGCGGTTGGATCCACGCCTGGACTGTCACCCCAGCCTTCTCCCCGGCCTCGTGGCTTATAAGTTTCCCCCTCCACTCTTCCCTTGAAATGGCCCCGGAGGGATCTTTCTGACACTCAGAGCTGGCCCTTCCTAGCGGCCCGTCAGCCCAGACAGACGCCCGCCCAGCACGGCAGTGTGACCCTTCTCAGGGAACCTGCCCTGCGTCCTGCTCCAGCAGCAGTTCCTCGCAGGTACTGTGTGCCTGCTGTTCTGTCTACCTTGCACGTTTGTCCCTCTCACCCTTCCCTGTGCTCATTCTTACTCATCTTTGGGTCTCGGTTTAAACACTGCCTCCTCGGGAAGCATTCCATGACGCACCATGGAATGGTTAGACGCCCCACCTCTGGCTCCCCTGTGTCGCTCCTAACCCCCACGGTGACAGGTAACCTGCTGGGACTTGACTTGGCTGgtgtccctgcccacctccccgaCCAGACAGGGAGCccactgagggcagggactgggctgACTCAGCTCTATTTCCCCACTGCCCTGCGCAGGGCCCCTCGGCTCCTGGGAGGCGTCAGGAAATGTTTGCTGCGTGAATAAACGAATGATCGTTATCACTCCTCTTGTTCAAAAAATCCTCCGTGCTCCATAGCACTAAAACCCAAAGCCGAGCCTGTGTgacctctccctcttccctctctcctccacgCACCCCTTCTGCCttttcctccaatctcagagtttgcactggctgttccctgcCAGGAATGCTTTTCCTGCCAATCTACAGAGCTCTCTGCCTCACCTTGTGTAGGTCTTCGCATGAATGTGTCCTTCTCCCCGAGGCCTTCCCTACCCACCCTACTTCAATATCTGTGACACCCTTCCCAGCCCTCTCTCTGTCACCATCTGTCATACTATATATGCAActcatttttcttgtgtttttttttttttgtctcttgcaTAAAAATaggcttttgttttgttcactgctgtcaCAAATTACGTGctccataaatacttgttgaatgaatgaatgaacaaacacagGGGTCTTGAGGTCAAGGAGTGCCCAGTGTTTATATGGGACCTTACGACCTATGCTATctggccgggcgctgtggctcacgcctgtaatcctagcactctgggaggccgaggtgggcggatcgtttgagctcaggagttcgagaccagcctgagcgagagcgagaccccgtctctactaaaaaaatagaaagaaattagctggacaactaaaaatatatatagaaaaaattagccaggcatggtggtgcacacctgtagtcccagctactcgggaggctgaggcagaaggatcgcttgagcccaggagtttgaggttgctgtgagctaggctgacgccacagcactctggcccaggcaacacagtttgactctatctcaagaaaaaaaaaaaaaaaaaaagacctatgcTGTCTCTCATCCTCGAGGACTGGCTCAGAGACCAGGCGGCAGGTGGGAGAGCGCTTAACTCTCCATCTGGGCCCCGGAGGGAGAGACCTGGCTTTGCTGGCTATGGCCACCTGATGCAGTGTGGTCACAGTGGCCCCTTGTGGCAAGAGCTGAGAACAGCACCTTCCCCAGCTCTGAAGCGGCCCCGACGAGGAAGGCAGTGAGCACACAAGGAGCGCACACTAAACTAACCGGGCTGCTCTTCAGAGCGCACAGGCGTATTGTATTTACCAACAATAACCACAGGGTGGAAGTATCATCCTTCCCCCATCATTCGGATGAGCatcctgcccaaggtcacatggctcaAGGGACAGAGCCTGGTCTTcaactcaggcagtctggctctagaaTGCACGCTGCAAACCTGCGCTATCCAGTAGAGTAGCCACGAGTCACATGTGGCGATAGACTGTGGGGAATCAGAATTGAGATGGGCTGTGAGTGTAACATATACATTGGATTTTGAAAACTTGATAtgaaaaaagatacataaaaaacTCAAAGTTCtaaaatattgattacatgttaaatttataatattttgtatatagtaggtcaaataaaatttattataaaaatttcaccAGTCTCCCTCTTAAAaatgactactagaaaatttcttttttttaaaaaaaatatatttttataataaagagatggtggtcttgttatgttggCCAagctggctttgaactcctggcctcaagcaatcctcctgcctgggcctcccaaagtgctggaattacaggcgtgaggcagtGTGCCtgaccaaaaattttaaaattacacatatagcttgcattatatttctattgcatAGTGCTGCTTGAAACCGCAACAGAAATCTCACCAACCCCCCACCTCCTCACATGGAGGGAGAAACTATTGAACAGAAGGGAAAAGGTctcttgcccaaagccacatggGAATTCAGTGGCACATCTGCAACAAGAACCCAGATCCCCTGGCTTCCAGCAGACGGCAGAGCAAAAGGGTCAAGAGCCCCAGCTCCTTTCCTGATCTGttgctgtgagaccttgggcatgttacttcacctctctgggccacaAGTTTATCCTTCATAAAATTGGGGATAAAAATCCACTCCTCACCTCGTGGAGCTAATGAGGAAGGAGCGcttggcccagtgcctggcacacaaacATCATCCCATACAATTCACCTTGATCATCTTGCGCCCCCTACCGCCCATTCTCTTCACAGCAGCTGGAgtagtttttattatagaaaatgaaaattggaCCCACTCCTGGGACCAAAGCCCTCCAAAGACTTACACATAGAATAAAATCCAAGCCCTTCTTGCCTCCACAAGAACACGTATGACCACCCCCGTCCACGCCTCATTTCATGTCTTTCTAGTCTTTTCCTGCCCACTCTGGCCACATGGGGCTCTTCCCAGGGCTTGCCACGCTTACTCCTCCCTTTTTCGCACTGGCAGTTCCCTCCGCCTGGAAAGCTCTTTCCCAAGACGGTTTCatgatttgttcttttgctcTGTGCAGGTCTCTGCATAATGCTGCCTCCTCTGAGGCCCTTCCTTCCCTAGTTCCTATGGAAACTGTCTCTTCctgtctccctctttccccttatcccgacttttaaaaatttgtagcaTTCAACACTATctgacatttatatttatttgcttattgtccATTTCTCCCAGACTGTGAACTTCATGAGGGCAGGAGCTTTTGTCTCCTGTTCACTGCCATGTTCCTAGCACCTAGAGGAGTACTTGACACAgaggaagtgctcagtaaacgtttgttgaatgaataattaagCTGATGCTCTGTTACCCCACAGGGGAGGCAGGGCATCTGGTCCAGGCCCTCCTGCCCAATCTGTTAATAATTAGGAAAAAGGAGACCCAGAGATTTTGGATGTCCACACAGTGAGGACAGGATGTAGAGGTGGGGGGTTGGGAAAAACCTGTGCCCTGGGTTGGGTGGAGTGGGAGGAGAGAACCGGGGAGGCTTCTAGGAGGACCCTGGAGGCTTTGAGCAGGATGATGGGAGGGTGGGGGCATTCCCGACAAGGAGTCAGCCCCGCAAAGCCTGGAGGTGGGACTGAGAACACCAGGTCTCTCCAGGAAGCTTCTGGGCCTCACCTACAGGACCTACAAGGCAGCAACCCTGAAACCCAGAGCCCCCTGGTGGCCAAACCTTAACATGAACAGCCTAGTCggccaccatttattgagcacctgaacCTCTCTCATCTTCCATTTCCCCCCAACAGTGCTTTGATGGGGAGGAGGGTCGTTTATTCCATTGttagagaagaaaatggaagatcagagaggttaagtcaccaACCCAGGCTCACACAACTCTGCCTCCAAAGCCCAGGGTTTGGGAAGCCCACTCAGTTCCTCCTCAGCCATGACAGAGACACCAGGAGAGAGTCAGGTGGTGGAGGGGCAATTCCACAACCCTGGAGAGCTCTGAAGGGCCCACCCTCCCAACTGGGTGACCTGGGGCCATTTACCACGCCTCAGACTATAGCCTGTGAGGTCGTGGTGGGGATGAAATAACAGGCTGCAGCGCTGGCTGCACTGGGAAGGAAGCATCATGCTGGTAAGGGTGAGTGACACGTGCCCATCAAGTCATGTGACTGCACGCAAACAGGAAATAGCAGCCACCTGGTGCTCAAGAAGAGTTAGGACCACCCTGAGCACGCCCAGAACCTGGCAGAGGCACTAGGCAGGCAGCCCCCTAATTCCCACTCAATCGGGAACCACAAGTTGCTCAGCACCCCCAACCCCTTCCTGAGACCCCGGAGTCTATtaccccagccccacctcccccagtCCTAGAACTGGCCCCCTACTCCCTCGGTCCCAGTAGCCCACCCTAAggaccctcctccctcagacccagaaGTCCGGGCCCCCGACTGCTACAGGGTTACAGGTCACTGGTTCCCTGTCCTCCTCCCAACCCCACATGGAAGGCCCTGCAGAGAAACTCGGCTTTATTCACAGCGGTATGTACAGGCAGCCCCCGCCCCCGGAGCGTCGGATCCCAGGATCCCAGCCGGAGACCTGGGGACACTAGAAGGCGGGGATGGCCTCCGAGGCAGGGGGCCGGGCCCGATCCCGAGGCGCCCCCTGCGGCCCCTCCTCGTCCAGCCCCCGGCGGCCCTTGCCGATGGCCAGGCGGGGCCGGCCGCGGTTCAGGCCGTCCAGGAGGGCGCAGGCCTGGCAGAGCGCGCGGCTGGCCAGCGCCCCGCAGCGGGAGCAGGCGCCGGGGCGCGGGGGGAGCGCGGCCGGGGCCAGCGCCAGGCGCTCTGCCGAATGCACGAGGTCCAGCACCGCCGAGGGCCGCGCCGCCTCCAGGCGCTTGAGCAGGTCACGGGCGTGGCCGCGGAAGGCCTCGGGCGCGTAGACGCACTCCTCGGAGAAGTAGTCGAGGTGGCGGAAGTGCGCGTACAGCACCACCTCCTTCTGCGACGCGAACTGCAGCGGGCGGCAGCGCGGCAGGGCGCCCCCCTCGCCCGGAGAGCCCAGGCCCCCACCCCGGGCCAGCCGCCCCGTGTCGCCCCGCAGGAAGTTCATGAGCACGGTCTCTGCCATGTCGTCAGCGTTGTGACCTggtgggggagagaagggagcaggTGAGGTGGGGAGCGGAGGGCGCTGCTGGTCATGGAGCCACCTGGGCACCGTAGGGCTGTCAGGACCCAGAGAGAAACGGGGATGGGGACAGCGGGCCATGGACCCCCCGGGCATCGTAGAGCAGCCAGGTGGAGGCTGGAGATGGACATAGCAAGAACGAGAGGGAGACACACACAAGCTCCCCTGGAGCAACTTGGGGGTACTCTCATTTGCCACCCACCTACTGCATACCACATCCTACGCTAGTTGCCCTTACACATAGGGAGTAAAAGTGCTTTATGCTGCTAATACCTTCTCAGCCTCCgttaaaactgtaaaactgcAATTCAAACTGTGCACAAAAGTCAAAATGGCATTTAACAAGAGATTCTCAAGATAGCTGGTGTAGGCAggctcctctctcccccaccccctaggGTGTCCACGTGCTAATCCTGGGAACCTCTGAATACATTTGGTTACAGGGCAAAGGGGATTTTAAGTTGCAGGTGGAGTTAGGGTTGCTACCCAGCGACTTCAGCTCGGGGGAGTAGCCTGGACCATCCAGGGGGGCTGAATCTAATCACTTCTAATCCTTgaggtggaagagggaggcagaagagtcagagTGGGGGTAGTGAGGACAGAAGTAAGGTCAGAGCAATGTGAAAGGAGAAGGACTCAACCTGCCATTCtgggctttgaagatggaggaaggagccacCGAGCCAGGGACGTGGGCAGCCTCTAGGgcctggaaaaggcaaggaaatggatctcctgcccaccctccagcacaggcctgctgacacctggattttagtccagtgagacTCTTGCTGGACTTCTAACTTCCAACTGgcagataatacatttgtgttaaGCCATGAAACTTGTAGTAATTTGCTAGGCAGCTGTAGAAAAGCAACGGTTCTTGACGTAATATCACTGACAACACAGActacagtgttgttttttttttttcttccctgactACAGTGTTTCTGTGTTATCTTTGTTTGGAAAGACCGGTGAGAAATATTTACACATAAGTCACCATCACTGAAGCTAAATCTGTACTTGTCCTGTGTCTTGTCAAGTTATATTTGAGActgtatcagtggttctcaacctggggcaattttctcctccttccctaaccccagagacatttggcaatgtctggagacatttttggctgtcatggcgggggtaggggtggggttgctATGAGCATCTGgcgggtagaggccagggatgctactaaaaTCCTACAATACACAGGACAGCTTTCAAACAACAAATTATCTGGCTTCAAATGTTAATAGGGCTGAAGTTAAGAAACCCCCAGTGTACATAGTAAAACCCACCAAGAACTTTGCTCTAATTTTGTTTGTAGTAATAGTGACCTTCCAAAAGGCCTGTGACCTTGAGACCAGGTATGTTTGCCACTGGAAACTACATCTAGTTAAATGTTTATTGTCCAAGAGTTGTGTCTGTTGACTTAAAGTGGTAAGCCACATTAATTACAGTAGGCTGGATTTGCTCCACACCTTGTCATTACAAATCCACTTATGAGCTCCCCGATTTTGTAATAATTATtacaataattattataatatgcCTTTAAAAATAGAGTACATAAACAAAGAGTAAAAATCACTTTATAAGTTAGAGATTTTTCTGGAAgccttcattatttttataagtacAATTAATAAGTGATTctaataaattaactttaaaacCCAAGGCAACCTCATTCCTCCATACAGACTGCTCTTGTGCAGAAAGGAGTATTCTTCCCGTTCTCCGCCAGAGGAAGCTAAGGCTCAGAGATCCGGGATTTGTCCAAGGTTACACCAGTGAATGAAGCTAGCTAGGGTGCCCTCCCTGGAGTCCGTGCCCTAGCACAGTGGGAGAAGAGAGTCCCAGAGGTACCTTTGCCTTCATACTCCTTGGATGTGTTGACTCTCTCCTGTTTCTTACAACCATCGCTTCTTACCTAGACGACTGCAGCTGTCTCCCTCCTAACTGGTGTCCTTAGCTATGTCCTTGCCCCTCCTAGGTTCCTCACCATAGCCAGGGTAAGCTTGTCAAAGTTCCATTCCTTTGAAACTCTCTTCACTTCATGTCACTTTCACTGGTTCCCCCACTGCCCCAAGGGTATGGTCTGAACTCATCCGCCTCTAGCCTCACCTCCCTTTgctctctgggctccagccacactgggctACTTGGTGCATCTCAAACTGGCTTTTGCACAGGCCAACAACCACCTCCCCCCAGTCCTTACCCCCATGCACCTCTTCACCTTGAGCCTTCAGATCTCAAAGACTTCCCTGACTCTCTCCCATCATGTCACAAGGTTCTCTCTTTGCACACATAGTCCATGTAATTTTCTTCACTAACACTTTGgagcatttataattttatatttgagaacCATGCAAAGGTAGGAACTTGCACATAACTGTATTCTTAGCCCTAGCCTGGCAATGATGACAATAGTACAtgtgaaatatgtaaaatatatcatatacattatataatacataataatagataacacagatatatatacatatatacacacacacacatactttacTCCTACTAACTCATCTAATGGTCAGAACAAGTCTCTGACTTGGGTACCATTAATATTCCTGGGTTAGGGATGGGGAAACAGGAGTATGGAGAGATTAAGAGCTTTGCTATGGCAACAGTTTGGATCTGGCATGTAGTAAACTCAGCAGCTGTTCATTGAAGGAATGgatgagagagagaataaaaatgaattatcaaaGAGAGGAGAGGCCAACAAAAGGAGTTAAGAGGCAGAGATCTTTTTCAGAGATAGAGATGAAGTCTGAAAGGTGGACCATGAGAGACCAAGAATattagaaacaaatagaaataagtaAAGATCTAATCCCCAGAGACTAACTTTTACCCCCCCAATCACTTTGCCAATCTGTAAAGACAAATGCAGTGGCCAAGACTCAAGCCTTTGTGACGTCACCCTGCCTGGCCCGTTTTCTCCCCCGTGTCGTGAGCCCCAAACAGGAGCACGCGCATATCCCTAGCTGCTCACTGGGATCCTCCCCTTAAGTCATGCCCATGGTCTCCTTTCCCACTTCCAGGGCATGTGCCCAAGTCCCCCTTTAGGGCCCACCCCCGGCCTGCGCATGTGCCCCACACCCTCCCACTACGCCAGCGCCTGCACTCACCCGTCACGATGTGCGTGGCTCCCACGAGGCGCGCCCCTTCCTCCAGCGCTCGGCGCCGCAACACCCCGCAGAAGGTGCAGCAGGAGCGGCTGCGGCCCGAGCCGGCCGTGCTGCGGGCCACGGCGTCCATCGTCCAGCCCCCGAAGAGGTCTGCGTAGGCCACGACGGTGAGCGGCAGCTCCCAGCGCGCTGCCTGGCGCTGCACGGCCGCCAGCGCCGCGTCCCGGTAGCCACCAATGCCCTCGTCCACAGCCACGAGGTGCAGCGAGATGTCCAGGCGCGGTGCGAGCTCGCGCAGCACGTGCGCAAGCACTGTGGAGTCCTTGCCACCTGAGGCGCCCACCGCCACCACTGCACCCGGAGGCAGCAGGCGGCCGGCGAGCACCGTGTGCAGCACCTCGGCCTCGAAGGTGGCGCAGAAGCAGGCGCCACACAGTGCGTGTCCTGAGCGTGGGCGGCGGAGGGCAGCTCGTGCCGCGTGGCAGGAGGTGCACGGTGGGGCGGGCATTGCGGGAGGGGTCGGCTTCTCCTAGAGCTGGAGAGAGGGGAGTGGTTACACGTGGATTCCGGATTGCGGTTCCTTACTTTGGGGGAGGCTGCCTGATAGCACCCCTGCTGAGAATAGGCCAGGGGCAGGTGTATACGGGCAGAGTAGCTTATTCTGGCGCTGGAAACAGGAGAGTTGTACATGGTTCTGGTGACTAAAGGCCACTTCGTCCAGAAAGCCTTCTTGGATTGAACTCCGTATGCACCAAAAAGAGGAGCTTAAGGAATTGGTTTTGGAGGAAAGAGACGAAGAGACAGGCAGGTTATACCTAGAATTAGGTAGTGTCCTGTCCATGGGGTGGGGTGTCTGTTAAGGACCAGTTGCATAGCCTCCAAGGAGGCCACCCATGTTACACCCTTGATCAGAGGGACAAGGTGGGTATCATTGACCTGGGCCTCCAGGGCTGTTCAGAGAGCTTGGGATAAGAGGGGCCAGTGACTCTAAAGACAGAGGCCAGGGATTGCAGCTCTGTTCAGGGGAAGGGGGGGAGGGTAAACAGGAAAGACCAATTGGATTTCACTTTAGGGGATAGGGCACTGTCTCCAGGAATGGGTCCCGATTGCATCCTCTGAAAGGCAAGGTGACCTCCAGGGACATACAGAGGCAGTCTGGGTCATACTTCTAGGGAGACCAGCTGGGTTGCATTTGTTTTGGGGGTGAGCGGTGGGCCTGCAGGATTGGATTCAACCCTGCTCTGGGATTGGAATCCCCCACAAGCTTCTGTGGCTTCATCAAGACATGAATCAGCCCACCCTTGACCCCtatctcttctcctctttcccacCTCACTCCTCCCCACTCAGCCAGGACTCCAACCTTCCAGCCACACACACCCTCCTTGGTCCCACCTGCCTGGTGAAGCCACGAAAATTTACCAGGCTCAGTCCCCCCTCCCCAAGCCATCATCATCTCCAGCCTGGACTACTGCAGTAGCCTCCTTCTCATTCAGAGCAGGCTGCTTCTAGAATTTACCACAATATGTGGATTTTACGTGACTGTATATTACTGTCTAATTTCCATAAGGGCAGGGAACAGTCAGatgtctaataggcatctcaaaaCCCAAATTCCTGATTCCTCGAACAACAGGTTTCTCCTAGAGAAAAGGGTAGCTCtgtccttccagctgctcaggccagaAGCCTTAAGTCTGGGATCCTGGACAGCTCTCTCTCTCACAACTGTTGTCACTCTCCCAGTGGATGACCAAATCGCAATGTCAAATTTGGACCTTTTCTCCAAATACCCCACTCAGGCTTCCTCAGACCTCAAACTCCAGGTGCCCAAATAGAATGAAGCAAATCCTGTTTGTAGCTTCAAAATAGCCAATCACTTCTCACTATCTCCATGGCTGCCACC
It encodes:
- the CTU1 gene encoding cytoplasmic tRNA 2-thiolation protein 1; protein product: MPAPPCTSCHAARAALRRPRSGHALCGACFCATFEAEVLHTVLAGRLLPPGAVVAVGASGGKDSTVLAHVLRELAPRLDISLHLVAVDEGIGGYRDAALAAVQRQAARWELPLTVVAYADLFGGWTMDAVARSTAGSGRSRSCCTFCGVLRRRALEEGARLVGATHIVTGHNADDMAETVLMNFLRGDTGRLARGGGLGSPGEGGALPRCRPLQFASQKEVVLYAHFRHLDYFSEECVYAPEAFRGHARDLLKRLEAARPSAVLDLVHSAERLALAPAALPPRPGACSRCGALASRALCQACALLDGLNRGRPRLAIGKGRRGLDEEGPQGAPRDRARPPASEAIPAF